DNA from Cyanobacterium stanieri LEGE 03274:
AAAAAAGAAATCACTATCTAAATAAATCAGTGAAAACCGCCCCTAAAAATTAGATATAAATTTTTTTTGTAAGAAAACTTAACATAAATTAGCCATAAAGCAATAACCACCCATAACCAAGTAATAGTACGATAAGATTTAGTGCAATTAATTGTTACCACCAGCGGATAGAGAGATTTATTTGTCATTTCCCAACCAGAAAGCAAAGCTGACCAAAAATTAAACAGATTCCATGAGCAATTCTAATTCTGTTGTTACAGATTTACTAAAAGTTTTCCCCAAGTGGCGAACTCAAATCTATTTCAAATCTTCTTTAACAGCACTATCTCACGCTATGGAAGATCAGGTTTTAGCAAACACTGAAGAAGCCTTAATTATAGCTAGTTTTCAAAAAGAAAGATTTTATCGTCAAGAGGCTCATCGTTATCGTCGCATCGGTAAAATTTCCCCCCATGTTTATGTTTTAGCCGCTCCAGAAACAGATTTTTCTAACTCCACGGATATTTATGAAAAAATAGCTTTTGATGGAAATGATGCTTTAACCAAGGAATGGCATTTGGTGGTAATTGGCAGTAACTATACTAATTGTTTGATTTGTCGAGAAAAAACCCATTTACCCAAAACCGAAGCAGCGGAAATGTCCATGGATAATAGTCGTCGTTTTGAAGGGGTTTGGACTTTTGATCGTGATATTACCCTAGCGGCGGCATCCATATTATTAGATAGGATTGGGGGTTATCGTCCTGAGTTACGGGAAAAAATCGCTCAAGCTAAACAGCGTTATTGCGGTGATAATCAGGGTTTATTAGAGGCTAACCATAATCAAGAAACCCAGGGGCAAATTAATTCTCCGATTATTAATCCAGATCCTTTTGTGCAAAGATTAATTACTTATTTACAGTCGGGGCAGTATAAATTAATCAAGGCAAACCGTTTTTTGAGTACCAAGGAGAAAAAAGAAAGACTTTTAAATTCTGTTACCGATGCCATTCGTCGCTCTCTTAATCCTGAGGAAATTTTACAAGTGGCGGTGGATAAGTTAGGGGAAGGTTTGGGGGTATGTCGTTGTTTGATTTATCGTTGTCAAGAGAGTGATTATAATGCGGAAATTAACCATGAGTTTCTGAGTGAGGGTATCAAGTCTATTAAGGGGCAAACTTGGCCTTTGAAGCAAAATCCTTTGTTTCGGGAGGTGTTAAATTTACGGGAATCTATTAGTATTGATGATGTGGATATTGATCCCCGTACCCAAGGTAAGGCAAAGGTTTTAAGAAAATTAATTAATAGTTGTTCGATTATTTCTTGGTTGATTGTACCAATTTTGTACCAAGGTCGTCTTTTAGGGGTGATGGAGTTACACCATTGCCAAGATCAGCCCATTAACTGGAAACCAGAGGATATTGCCCTAGTAAATGCGATCGCAACTCAGGTAGCTGTAGCCTTAATTCAGGCGGAATCCTATACTAATTTAGAGGATTTAAATGAACAATTAGAGGCGCTCGATCGCACCAGGTCAAACCTTGTAGCCATCACGGGACATGAATTACGTACCCCCCTATCTACCATTCAAATCTGCCTTGAGAGCCTTGCTAATGAGCCAGATATGCCAGAGGAATTAAAGCAAATTATGCTTAATACAGCGCTTCAGGATGCCGAAAGAATGCGTAAACTGGTACAGGACTTTTTAACCCTTTCTCAACTAGAAAGCGGCAGGGTAGAATGGAACCCAGAACCCTTATCCCTAGAAGAATGTGTCGAGTTGTCCATCTCCCATATTCGCTCTCGACAAGATCAATCCGTCATCCCCGAGATTGAAAATTTAGTTCCCCAACAAATCCCCTTAGTGCAGGTGGATGGAGAATGGTTGGTGGAGGTATTAAGTAAATTATTAGATAATGCCTGTAAATTTACCAATGGCGATGGACATATTCGTATTATGGTAGAAGAAAAAGATCCTGCTAACCTTGAGGTTACCATATCGGATAATGGTAGAGGTATTGAACCAGATCGTCTTAATCAGGTATTTGACCGTTTTTATCAGGAAGAAGGGGCTTTACGGCGTTCTGCGGGGGGTACAGGGCTAGGTTTAGCTATTTGTCGTCAGATTGTTAGTAATTGGGGCGGGAAAATTTGGGCCGAGTCTTCGGGAAAAAATCAGGGGAGCAAGTTTCATTTCACTATTCCTATTTTTGATGAGATGGATTTTCCCTCTAATAAGGCACAAAATAAAAGGTTAAGGTTAAGGGAGCGTTATTAGGAGTTAGGGCAATAACTCTAATGAATAATCGATAACGTCAATTCGGGATAACAGGTTATCAGTAGCATAAGTTTTGGGTTGTAGGTTATAGATGTGATGTTGCTTAATTACAGTGTGATACCAAATCCAATTTATAAGGTTTACCCTAACCCACCCTGTAATATGAAATACTTAAATGTTTACGACAAATAAAGCCTCTAAAATGACATCCCAGCCGAATTATATTTATAGCAATCTTTTTTATATTTCATATAACAATTGATAATAAACAATTATTATCTGTTGCCTGTTCCCCGTTCCCTATTCCCTGCCTTAACTAAAAAATGTTATCCCGAACTCAGGTTGGATAATATCAAGTTTGGATAATTCGTTTATAAATAGATTGTATCTTCCCCCACCGTGTAATGAATTACACGGCTAATGGTAGTTCGTTCAATTTATTGAACTAAAATATTGGGCATTGCTTAATCATGGTGTGAAATATAATTGAATAACACTAGAAATTAAGACATTAAAATAATATCACTATTGCCTGTTCCCCGTTCCCTGTTCCCTCCCTCAATCAAAAATCATACCTTAATTCACCAACGCCAAATATTGATATTGCTAATTTGTAAGTAATCAAGCGGACTTGATACAATTGATTATTAATAATAAAATGTTTATCACCTCCAACCCAACTATACTGACAACTGTTATCCTCAAATCAAGTTATTTAGAGAATAAAAGACGCGCTGCGCAGCAGATCCCTTCGGGATCGCTCATAAACCTAATTTCTTGCCCCCCCACGGTAACCGTAGAATTAATTCCCACAGGATTAACAATCTCGAGGGAAGGTAAATCATCCTTACCCGTAGCCATTACCACCAAAAATTGATGACCTCCCGTAGCCATAATTTTTGAGCCATAATCGGTTTTTTCCACCTTTATTTGTACATTAGTAGGGGCGGCAAAAATTCCTTCCATCCTTGCCCCTGAAGAGCTTTCGATGGTAAAACGATTATCATTAACAATAACATTCCCCTCCGTGTGCATAGTCCAAATTTTCTCCTGAAAACTGGGGTGATTAACATCCCCCGTAAAAACATCCGCCATGGCAAAGATACCATCTGCCCCTGAAAGTTTACTATAATCTACCCCAAAGGAGCGTAAGTAATTAAGTTCAACATTTTCCGACTTTTGTTGACTAATCATCGACACCACCCCTGAGCCGTCTTCTGCTTCGGTAAAATGAATTTTTTTAGCCATCCTCCAAGGGGAAGCATTGGGAAGATAAACAATATTTTCCTTTCCC
Protein-coding regions in this window:
- a CDS encoding DICT sensory domain-containing protein, giving the protein MSNSNSVVTDLLKVFPKWRTQIYFKSSLTALSHAMEDQVLANTEEALIIASFQKERFYRQEAHRYRRIGKISPHVYVLAAPETDFSNSTDIYEKIAFDGNDALTKEWHLVVIGSNYTNCLICREKTHLPKTEAAEMSMDNSRRFEGVWTFDRDITLAAASILLDRIGGYRPELREKIAQAKQRYCGDNQGLLEANHNQETQGQINSPIINPDPFVQRLITYLQSGQYKLIKANRFLSTKEKKERLLNSVTDAIRRSLNPEEILQVAVDKLGEGLGVCRCLIYRCQESDYNAEINHEFLSEGIKSIKGQTWPLKQNPLFREVLNLRESISIDDVDIDPRTQGKAKVLRKLINSCSIISWLIVPILYQGRLLGVMELHHCQDQPINWKPEDIALVNAIATQVAVALIQAESYTNLEDLNEQLEALDRTRSNLVAITGHELRTPLSTIQICLESLANEPDMPEELKQIMLNTALQDAERMRKLVQDFLTLSQLESGRVEWNPEPLSLEECVELSISHIRSRQDQSVIPEIENLVPQQIPLVQVDGEWLVEVLSKLLDNACKFTNGDGHIRIMVEEKDPANLEVTISDNGRGIEPDRLNQVFDRFYQEEGALRRSAGGTGLGLAICRQIVSNWGGKIWAESSGKNQGSKFHFTIPIFDEMDFPSNKAQNKRLRLRERY